From the Candidatus Deferrimicrobiaceae bacterium genome, one window contains:
- a CDS encoding pyrimidine dimer DNA glycosylase/endonuclease V gives MRLWTFHPKYLDARGLVALWREALLAQAVLRGRTRGYTRHPQLVRFRLARAPVGCIAEYLKAVHAEGIVRGYAFDAGKIARGGRGETIAATRGQLDYELSCLLDKLRHRDPKRYDALKRARRIEPHPLFHIVPGRVEGWEKGAGAAPGDRVP, from the coding sequence ATGCGGCTTTGGACGTTCCATCCGAAGTATCTGGACGCAAGGGGCCTGGTGGCTCTCTGGCGGGAAGCTCTATTGGCCCAGGCCGTCCTCCGGGGCCGGACGAGGGGATACACGCGACATCCCCAGCTCGTCCGGTTTCGCCTCGCGCGGGCGCCCGTGGGATGCATCGCGGAATACCTGAAAGCCGTGCATGCGGAAGGGATCGTGCGCGGCTACGCTTTCGATGCCGGAAAGATCGCACGGGGCGGCCGGGGGGAGACCATTGCCGCCACCCGCGGACAACTCGACTACGAGTTGTCCTGTCTGCTGGACAAACTGCGGCACCGAGACCCGAAACGGTACGACGCCCTCAAGAGGGCCCGCCGCATCGAACCCCATCCCCTGTTTCACATCGTTCCCGGCCGCGTGGAGGGCTGGGAAAAAGGCGCAGGCGCCGCCCCGGGAGACAGGGTCCCATAG
- a CDS encoding alpha/beta fold hydrolase, with product MRGVPVLPDRPWMLLVIAVAGYFAILVLVYLRQEKLLYFPDVYPLASAAIRAKTFHFRLWPENGPDYHGFVPADGPANPKGVILLFHGNAGTAPDRFFYARDLTPLGYLLILFEYPGYGARPGDLREASFVSAAVDAARAAVDQFGGPLVLMGESLGCGVAAAVAGSGQVPVAGVVLITPFDTLPDLAQSVFWYLPAKWMTRDRYDNIRNLSRYAGPVAVAAAENDEVIPPKRSRRLFELLPGKKRFWLLPGAGHNTWPDVVDSAWWREVLRFVSEGSAGSGATGERNGGS from the coding sequence ATGAGAGGGGTTCCCGTGTTGCCGGACCGGCCCTGGATGCTTCTGGTCATCGCGGTCGCAGGATACTTCGCGATTCTCGTGCTCGTCTACCTCCGTCAGGAAAAGCTCCTCTATTTTCCCGATGTCTACCCGCTGGCGTCGGCGGCGATCCGCGCGAAGACATTCCATTTCCGTCTTTGGCCGGAAAACGGGCCCGATTACCACGGCTTCGTCCCGGCGGACGGACCCGCGAATCCGAAAGGGGTGATTCTCCTTTTCCATGGAAACGCAGGCACGGCCCCGGACCGATTCTTCTACGCGCGGGACCTGACGCCCCTCGGGTACCTGTTGATCCTCTTCGAGTACCCCGGCTACGGCGCGCGTCCGGGCGATTTGCGGGAAGCCTCCTTCGTTTCCGCCGCGGTGGACGCGGCCCGCGCCGCGGTCGACCAGTTCGGCGGGCCGCTGGTTCTGATGGGCGAGTCGCTCGGATGCGGCGTGGCGGCCGCGGTGGCGGGCTCGGGGCAGGTTCCGGTTGCCGGAGTCGTGCTGATCACGCCCTTCGACACGCTGCCCGACCTGGCGCAGTCCGTGTTCTGGTATCTCCCCGCGAAATGGATGACCCGGGACAGGTACGACAACATCCGGAACCTTTCCCGGTACGCCGGGCCGGTTGCGGTGGCGGCGGCGGAAAACGACGAAGTCATCCCCCCGAAGCGAAGCCGCCGGTTGTTCGAGCTTCTTCCCGGGAAAAAACGGTTCTGGCTATTGCCGGGCGCAGGGCACAACACCTGGCCCGACGTCGTGGATTCCGCGTGGTGGCGCGAGGTCCTGCGCTTCGTGTCGGAAGGGAGTGCCGGCTCCGGCGCAACCGGAGAAAGGAACGGGGGAAGTTGA